Below is a window of Lacrimispora xylanolytica DNA.
ATCCTGTGCATTCTTATAGCGGACTGCGTAATCGAATTTCTGGCTTCCGTTGCTTCCATTTTCAACGTTATAGCGAACAAATTCCATATCGTCTCCACGGTCAACCAGCTTCTTATACTCTTCCATGGTTGCAGGATAAACCTCTCTTGCACCGTCTGCGTCGTCACCTTCTACATAAGTAACTTCCAGAATATCGTTTCCATTGGGTGAGGTAAATGAGGCTACGCTCTCATCTCCATCTTCATCTACACTCCAGTTAGCAGGAGGTGTAATCTGATATTTTCCTGATACTGAGGTAAATACGCCGGAATTGATGCTTCCAGCATCTGCAGAGGTTACCTGCACATAAGCTGTGGTCTCCTCAGTCTCACCTTCCTGTGTATCATCGCTTGCTGCTTCAGATCCACTGGTTTCTCCTTCTTTTGTCTCCCCTGCCTTAGTTTCAGAAGATGCTACCGTAGCGGAAGCTTCTTTGGAAGATTCCTGCTGCTTTGTATTATTCTTAGATCCACAGGCGGTAGCTGCTATCATCACTGTCATGGCCAGGGCAATCACTGCCAACAAATTTTTTCTTCTCATGTTAATCACTCCTTATAATCAGTCTTATTTCCGGTGACGCTCTGAATTATATCATGGAAAAAAAGAAAAGTATAGGGGATTAAAGGAACTGAAAGAAACCCCAAAAATTCTTAATAATTTTACCAACTTATTTGCCAGTTTCCAGGTTAAGCAGCTCTATCTTAATAGGAAGTCCGCCTCCGTAGCCAACCAAACTGCCATTTGCACCAATGACTCGGTGACATGGAATTATAATTGAAATAGGATTGCGATTATTGGCCATTCCTACTGCCCTGCATGCCTTGGGATTTCCAATGGCTACCGCAATATCCTTGTAGCTTCTGGTTTCCCCATAAGGGATGTCTAACAGAGCATTCCAGACCTTCTTTTGAAATTCCGTGCCCTCCGGCTTAAGAGGCAGATCAAATGATTTTCTCTTCCCATCCATATATTCTTCCAGCTGAAGCGCTGCCCGTTCCAACAAAGGGGTTCTTTTTTTAATCCCTTCCAAAGGCTCTTTCACCAAAAATTCCAGCCCGGTAATTGCTTCTTCATCGCATATTATAGTAAGAGCTCCTACTCTGCTTTCCATGGTGTCCCAGTATTTCATAAGTAACATCCCCTTTCTCTCTCGTCCATTTATTCTCTGGTTTCATTATATCACAGGTGCCTTAAAATACTACTGAAATTCCCATATCAGGCAATTCATCCATTTGTTTTTAAACATTTCTTATAATTCCTTTCGAATCTTTATGAAATGTTTATGCGCAGGTCAAACTTCCGTCACAATTTCCAGATATACTAATAAATGTAAAGGACCCCACCTTTTAATATTGACTTTTTATTTTTCATACTCAACCGGCAGGAACAAGAAATTGGTTCTGCCGGTTCCTCCCTTTTCTGGGATAAAATCCTCAAAAAACCACGTAAATTCAAGCTTTTTAAATAATTTGAATTTTTTTCTAAATTATTGTTGACAAAAGTATTGCCATCAGATATAATAACTCTTGCGTTGCTGATGAACAGCGAAAAACAAAAACGCGAATTACCTTCGGGGTGTGGCTCAGCTTGGCTAGAGCGCCTGGTTTGGGACCAGGAAGTCGCAGGTTCGAATCCTGTCACCCCGACTGAGATAAAACTGTAAAAGTTATATTCTCTCAAACACTTTTGCGGGTGTAGTTCAATGGTAGAACACTAGCCTTCCAAGCTAGATACGTGGGTTCGATTCCCATCACCCGCTTTTGAGTCTGTAGCTCAGTTGGATAGAGCAACGGCCTTCTAAGCCGTGGGTCGGGGGTTCGAATCCCTTCAGGCTCGTTTCACATTTCTAACCAAGATGTGGAATTATGGTGGGTATGGCGAAGTTGGTTATCGCGCCAGATTGTGGCTCTGGAGGCCCAGGGTTCGAATCCCTGTACTCACCTTTCCCTTATAGGGAATTTTTTTTTATCAGGAGTTTTAATTGGGCTATCGCCAAGCGGTAAGGCACAGGACTTTGACTCCTGCACTCGTTGGTTCAAATCCAACTAGCCCAGTATGGGATACTAGCTCAGGTGGTAGAGCACTTGACTTTTAATCAAGTTGTCCGGGGTTCGAGTCCCCGGTGTCTCATGAATAAAGAAAGACGGATTCTATTGACAGAGTCCGTTTTTTCTTTCCCTAAACTCCTCTCTCACCCTATTTTTATAATTACAATTTATAATTCTTGACAATTTCTACTTCCAATGGTATCATCTATATTGTTGTCAGCGGGTATGGCGGAATTGGCAGACGCGCCAGATTTAGGTTCTGGTGGGATACCGTGCAGGTTCAAGTCCTGTTACCCGCATGTCAGGTAAACGGTGAAAACACCGGATTTCCTTGTAAACACAAGGGGTTCCGGTGTTTTTTTATTGGTTGGATTAGTTAATCCCTTCCTATTATAATATAGGAAAAGAAAAATTAAATATTAATCGTTGTAAAAATATGGAAATATTTTCATATAGCTTAATCCTTATTGCGGCTTTACAATCGTTATATAATTTTCTGGGAGGTGATAATTTGAAACATCGAGTAAAGAAAACCGAGAAACAGTGGGCCGATGAATTTGACCAGCTACAAGCCGCAAGCATGGAAATCAAAGCCCCCTCTGCTCCCCCCGGAGAATTCGAAAACATTCTAAAGGAGATGAATCGAAGAGGGATCAAGCCCAGAATCCGGGAAGAGCTGGAACACAGGAAGTAAAAAGCGGTTACTGGCTTAATAACCGTTTGTACATTTCACTGGGATCCAGCTTTCCGTACCCCCAAATATTGTTGGGATACGTCTGATTTTCGTCACGGGCTGCTTCCCTGATGATCAGACGGTTAACCTGATTCCCTGTTACAGCAGTATAATTACCTTTGCTGTAGGCCCACTCCATGATAGTGGCAGCTACTCCAGTTGTATGAGCTGCTGCTGCCCCAGTTCCAGTGATGGTCCCATACCGGCCTTCTGGTATGGCACAGGGAATCCGGTAGCCAGGTGCACCAATATCTGGTTTCACTATACCAAGTCTCGTATACCCTCTTCCTGATTCCAGGAGAATTTCCCCAGTTTGCTGATTATATGCTGTGATTGTTAAAGGATGTGCCGAATCACCGGCTGCTGTAATGGTTGTATTGGGGTCAGAGTTTATAAAGAAGGTCTCATTTGATATTAAATTGCCTGACGGAAGCCAGCAATGAAATGAAAATGGCTCCCCTGTCATACTTCCAACTCTGAAATACCATGTTCCAGATGGAATATTTCGAAATCTCAGCAGTATAAGCTGATCTCCTGTCTCTTCCTCAAATAATATATTATTTACCCAAATCTCTCCATTGACCGTCTGATATGTAATTCTCTGACATCCTTCTACGGTTGGATTTATGATCTGAGAGGTTTCATAGGTAGGTGTTGTAATCTCTATAAATAGACTGGAAGGTATGTAGGGCCAGATTTCCATCATAAATTCCTGGTCAATTCTTCCCACAGAAAGCTGAAAGCTATTATAGAAAGGAGCAATGTCTGTTCTGTTATAATAATGTCTCTGATTATTTCCCTCATTGCCAGCCGATACGACCACACCTGTCCGCGGAAGCTGTACCAGATAGTCCAGATACGAACTTAAAGGCCCTCTCCCATCATGACCGCCCTGGCTGCTGCCTAATGCCAGACAAATGACAATAGGACGGTTTAACCGGCTTGCCACACCTGTCAGGTAGCGGATACCAAGCATGATATCTGATTCCTGATAGCAGAGAGCATTTTGAGGGACAAAAAATACTTCTTTTAAATTCGCCTTAGCCTCCTTTAATTTGACAACGACCAAATCTGCCTCTGGGGAAATCCCTGCAAAATTATGGGCATCATCCCGACGGCCTGCCATAATACTTGCAATGGCAGTTCCATGACCTATGGTATCCACAGATGGAACCAGAGTCAGTGGCTGATCTGAGATTAAAGCAAAGTTAATCAGTTCTCTAGTGTATTCTGCACCAAAAGTAAATCCTCTTGGTGGTACACTTCCTTCCTGCGTCTGATCCCAGATAGAAATGATTCTGGTGGTCCTATCATTGTGCGTAAAGACGGGATGACGATAATCAATTCCCGTATCCACCACACCTACAAGAACACCTCTTCCATACATAGTCGTATCCTGAATTTCCTGTAGTGCTTTTACATCAGGCTCATCACAGCTTACGGTGGATTCTAAAGTGAATAAAGCAGGAAACAAATGATAAGAATTTTTTCCCAGATCACATGGCTCCATCTGGTCCTTTGGAATATGAACCAGGGAAGTTAAATCATTAACGGGTGTAATGTTATCGCCTGTATTATAGGTGGGTATCAATGCATTATTGATAATAAAATCATAAAATCGATTGTCCAGAATCTTCTCCATGCATCAGCCTCCTGTCTTTTAAAGGAAGATATGATACAGTTTATGCGGTGAACCGTCGGATATGAGCAGAAGAATTCAACCAATGCCTTAGAATATAACGGCAATATGGTACAAACATCACTATTCATTTTATTTAGGCGTAAATAACTTTTATTTACAAATTTTTTTATTAAAAAGATAAAAATTTACTTATTTTACTTTAC
It encodes the following:
- a CDS encoding methylated-DNA--[protein]-cysteine S-methyltransferase, with the protein product MKYWDTMESRVGALTIICDEEAITGLEFLVKEPLEGIKKRTPLLERAALQLEEYMDGKRKSFDLPLKPEGTEFQKKVWNALLDIPYGETRSYKDIAVAIGNPKACRAVGMANNRNPISIIIPCHRVIGANGSLVGYGGGLPIKIELLNLETGK
- a CDS encoding S8 family peptidase, which produces MEKILDNRFYDFIINNALIPTYNTGDNITPVNDLTSLVHIPKDQMEPCDLGKNSYHLFPALFTLESTVSCDEPDVKALQEIQDTTMYGRGVLVGVVDTGIDYRHPVFTHNDRTTRIISIWDQTQEGSVPPRGFTFGAEYTRELINFALISDQPLTLVPSVDTIGHGTAIASIMAGRRDDAHNFAGISPEADLVVVKLKEAKANLKEVFFVPQNALCYQESDIMLGIRYLTGVASRLNRPIVICLALGSSQGGHDGRGPLSSYLDYLVQLPRTGVVVSAGNEGNNQRHYYNRTDIAPFYNSFQLSVGRIDQEFMMEIWPYIPSSLFIEITTPTYETSQIINPTVEGCQRITYQTVNGEIWVNNILFEEETGDQLILLRFRNIPSGTWYFRVGSMTGEPFSFHCWLPSGNLISNETFFINSDPNTTITAAGDSAHPLTITAYNQQTGEILLESGRGYTRLGIVKPDIGAPGYRIPCAIPEGRYGTITGTGAAAAHTTGVAATIMEWAYSKGNYTAVTGNQVNRLIIREAARDENQTYPNNIWGYGKLDPSEMYKRLLSQ